Proteins from a single region of Rhodopirellula halodulae:
- a CDS encoding 3-keto-disaccharide hydrolase gives MNEAKADCGKTSAAFVLLGLGMLPLVATSADEVSDSSWYGDWSIDLQSETPAWLRIERTPNGPEVRFRLNVGSDGPHSNVQVKDGQLQFTLKQNRKARDQKIVRLRVDGEQLTGELLTQGPYNKTTDPFVGHRIPAMPDSAPDLNRVRFEMPRAIFNGKDLNGWRPHEPEKINGWSVQDGMLVNTTPKTDFSATGAYANLRTEEEFEDFWLHLEFLVEENRNSGVYLRGMYEAQVVDRDSRMQGIQGVGAIFGAIEPRINAGLPGGQWQTYDLTLVDRHVTVVLNGEKVIDNQPISAPTAGAVCTDPSKPGPLLLQGDHTNVKYRNLYIAPVVSSNE, from the coding sequence ATGAATGAAGCGAAGGCTGACTGTGGAAAGACTTCGGCGGCGTTTGTCTTGTTGGGCTTGGGGATGCTTCCGCTCGTTGCTACCTCGGCAGATGAAGTGAGTGATTCATCTTGGTATGGCGATTGGTCCATTGATCTGCAATCCGAGACTCCCGCGTGGTTGCGGATCGAACGCACGCCAAATGGACCCGAGGTTCGTTTTCGACTGAATGTTGGAAGCGATGGTCCTCATTCCAACGTCCAGGTCAAAGACGGTCAGCTGCAGTTCACGTTGAAACAGAACCGCAAGGCGAGGGATCAAAAGATCGTTCGCCTTCGGGTGGATGGTGAGCAGTTGACGGGCGAGCTTCTGACCCAGGGACCTTACAACAAGACGACGGATCCGTTTGTTGGGCATCGGATACCGGCGATGCCGGATTCGGCACCGGATCTCAACCGTGTTCGATTTGAGATGCCACGGGCCATTTTCAACGGAAAGGACTTGAATGGTTGGCGACCGCATGAACCTGAAAAGATCAATGGTTGGAGTGTTCAAGACGGGATGCTGGTCAACACAACACCCAAGACGGACTTCAGTGCCACCGGCGCGTATGCGAACTTGCGAACAGAGGAAGAGTTCGAAGACTTCTGGTTGCACCTGGAGTTTCTGGTGGAAGAGAACCGAAACAGCGGCGTGTATCTGCGCGGAATGTATGAAGCTCAGGTCGTTGACCGAGACAGTCGAATGCAGGGCATCCAGGGAGTGGGGGCGATCTTCGGAGCGATTGAACCAAGAATCAATGCGGGGTTGCCCGGCGGTCAGTGGCAGACCTATGACCTGACTTTGGTGGATCGGCACGTCACCGTGGTGTTGAATGGCGAAAAAGTGATCGACAACCAACCGATTTCGGCACCGACGGCCGGGGCTGTGTGCACGGATCCGTCCAAGCCCGGTCCGCTGCTTTTGCAGGGCGACCATACGAACGTGAAGTACCGCAATTTGTACATCGCACCGGTGGTTTCGAGTAACGAGTGA
- a CDS encoding sigma-54-dependent Fis family transcriptional regulator, whose protein sequence is MKSPNIPVIRDPKSLLLSMAQQRSVADVLRLVVDHLSTSEAVALARIWLIRPGEGCLTCPMRNECPDQTQCLHLVASAGHSIVNPEADLTRVDGEFRRFPLGIRKVGRIAATGTPMEIQDIDGDPDWLVKLDWAKSENIRGFGGQPLIHRGRSLGVLGVFARTAIGDACLDWMRMIADHVASAIANAEAWEEIETLRSRLEQENDYLQEELRGEAFGEMVGQSDALQTVAQQIRLVAPTDSTVLVMGESGTGKELVAREIHARSDRHERPLIKVNCAAIPRELYESEFFGHTKGSFTGALRDRIGRFELADGGTLFLDEIGEIPLDLQSKLLRVLQEGELERVGEERTRNVNVRVIAATNRDLKAEAEAGNFRSDLYYRLSVFPIELPPLRHRKDDLPLLAHHLLSILSRRLGKPIPRLTQSNVQQMQRYDWPGNIRELQHVLERALITSPPGKLRLELTSNASSRPAPMSDHGSEEEVLTLAQMKAFETANLQRALAACNGKVYGESGAAKLLGMKPTTLASRMKTLGIDK, encoded by the coding sequence ATGAAATCGCCGAACATCCCCGTCATCCGTGATCCAAAATCGCTGTTGCTCTCGATGGCCCAGCAACGCAGCGTCGCGGATGTTCTGCGGCTGGTCGTTGACCACCTTTCAACGTCGGAAGCGGTGGCGCTCGCGCGCATCTGGCTCATTCGTCCGGGCGAAGGTTGCCTGACCTGTCCCATGCGAAACGAATGTCCCGACCAAACTCAGTGCTTGCATCTGGTGGCCAGTGCCGGGCATTCCATTGTGAACCCGGAGGCCGATCTGACGCGAGTTGATGGCGAATTTCGCCGCTTTCCTTTGGGCATTCGCAAAGTCGGTCGCATCGCGGCGACGGGCACTCCGATGGAAATTCAAGACATCGACGGAGACCCGGATTGGCTGGTCAAACTGGATTGGGCAAAGTCCGAAAACATTCGTGGCTTCGGCGGACAACCTTTGATTCACCGCGGCCGTTCGTTGGGCGTGTTGGGTGTCTTTGCTCGAACCGCCATTGGTGATGCGTGCTTGGACTGGATGCGGATGATCGCGGACCACGTCGCTTCCGCCATCGCCAACGCGGAAGCTTGGGAAGAGATTGAAACGCTTCGCAGTCGTTTGGAACAGGAAAATGACTATCTGCAAGAAGAGCTGCGTGGCGAAGCGTTTGGTGAGATGGTGGGTCAGAGCGATGCGTTGCAAACAGTTGCTCAACAAATTCGTTTGGTCGCACCAACGGATTCCACCGTCTTGGTCATGGGCGAAAGTGGTACCGGCAAAGAACTGGTCGCCCGAGAGATCCACGCCCGTTCCGATCGTCACGAACGTCCGCTGATCAAAGTCAACTGTGCGGCGATTCCTCGTGAACTGTACGAAAGTGAGTTCTTCGGTCACACCAAAGGCAGCTTCACCGGCGCGTTGCGAGATCGCATCGGTCGATTTGAATTGGCCGATGGAGGAACCTTGTTCCTGGATGAAATTGGTGAGATCCCGCTGGACCTGCAAAGCAAGCTGCTTCGCGTGTTGCAAGAAGGCGAACTGGAACGTGTTGGCGAAGAACGCACCCGCAACGTCAACGTTCGCGTGATCGCCGCTACCAATCGTGATCTTAAAGCCGAAGCGGAGGCGGGCAACTTCCGTTCGGATCTGTACTATCGATTGAGCGTTTTTCCGATCGAACTTCCGCCACTTCGCCATCGCAAAGATGATCTGCCACTGCTGGCCCATCACCTGCTGTCGATCCTATCACGCCGACTCGGCAAACCCATTCCAAGACTCACTCAGTCCAACGTGCAGCAGATGCAGCGATACGACTGGCCGGGCAACATCCGTGAGCTGCAACACGTGCTGGAACGGGCGTTGATCACATCGCCTCCTGGCAAGCTGCGATTGGAACTGACATCCAACGCATCGTCACGACCAGCACCGATGTCCGATCATGGTTCCGAGGAAGAAGTCCTCACGCTTGCCCAGATGAAAGCCTTTGAGACAGCCAATCTGCAGCGTGCGTTGGCGGCTTGCAACGGAAAGGTCTACGGCGAATCCGGAGCCGCGAAATTGCTGGGCATGAAGCCAACCACCCTCGCCTCACGCATGAAAACCCTGGGCATCGACAAGTAG
- a CDS encoding carboxymuconolactone decarboxylase family protein, with amino-acid sequence MTRLNVVNPNEATGKAQELLAGVQSKLGMTPNMMRLMANSPAVLDAYLKFSGAVAGGSLAAKTREKIALAVGQNNSCDYCVSAHSAIGKMVGLTADEIESARRGQSSDAKEAAGLKLAGQLVDKRGFATDDDLAAARDAGIDDAEIAEIVANVALNLFTNYFNHVAQTEIDFPVAEPLACDSEGKSCNNHEEACSVS; translated from the coding sequence ATGACCCGTCTGAATGTTGTGAACCCAAACGAAGCAACTGGCAAAGCCCAAGAACTGCTCGCTGGTGTCCAAAGCAAGCTCGGCATGACCCCGAACATGATGCGATTGATGGCCAATTCCCCGGCGGTCTTGGATGCCTATTTGAAGTTCAGTGGTGCCGTCGCTGGTGGAAGCCTGGCAGCCAAGACTCGCGAAAAGATCGCTTTGGCGGTTGGGCAAAACAACTCGTGTGACTACTGCGTCAGCGCTCATTCCGCGATCGGAAAGATGGTTGGTTTGACCGCTGATGAAATCGAATCCGCTCGCCGAGGCCAATCAAGTGATGCCAAAGAGGCCGCTGGGTTGAAGCTTGCCGGTCAGTTGGTCGACAAGCGAGGTTTCGCGACCGATGACGATCTCGCCGCCGCTCGAGACGCCGGGATCGACGACGCCGAGATCGCTGAGATCGTGGCCAACGTCGCACTGAATCTCTTCACCAACTACTTCAACCATGTCGCTCAAACGGAGATCGATTTTCCTGTTGCGGAACCATTGGCGTGTGACTCGGAAGGCAAGTCGTGCAACAACCACGAAGAAGCCTGCAGCGTTTCCTGA
- a CDS encoding nuclear transport factor 2 family protein has product MTSPTDIRPPFTRETAIRKVRAAEDAWNSRDPQRVALAYSVDSEWRNRDVFLQGRSQIEMFLSDKWERELDYRLAKQLWAFSENRIAVRFQYEYRNADGRWFRAYGNENWEFDADGLMRRREASINDDSIDEAERKFHWPLGKRPEDDAGLKELVK; this is encoded by the coding sequence ATGACATCACCCACCGATATTCGCCCACCTTTCACGCGAGAGACCGCGATTCGAAAGGTGCGTGCTGCGGAAGACGCTTGGAACAGTCGGGATCCGCAACGAGTTGCCTTGGCCTATTCGGTCGACAGCGAATGGCGGAACCGCGATGTGTTCCTACAGGGCCGCTCGCAGATCGAGATGTTCCTTTCCGACAAATGGGAGCGGGAACTCGACTACCGTTTGGCCAAGCAATTGTGGGCGTTCAGCGAGAACCGAATCGCCGTTCGATTTCAGTATGAGTATCGAAACGCCGACGGACGATGGTTCCGCGCTTATGGAAATGAAAATTGGGAGTTCGACGCCGATGGGTTGATGCGTCGACGCGAAGCCAGCATCAACGACGATTCGATTGATGAAGCCGAACGCAAATTTCATTGGCCATTGGGCAAACGCCCCGAAGACGATGCGGGTTTGAAGGAACTCGTGAAGTGA
- a CDS encoding alpha/beta fold hydrolase, translating into MKNIATISIAIGLAIATLASSSTVVAETPLSVNEVINTPAAQVVHRTVEIDGLSLFYREAGNPDHPTLLLLHGFPTSSHMFRDLIPKLSDRYHVIAPDYPGFGFSSAPSVEDYDYTFDNLAKLIERFTERLDLQSYSLYVMDYGAPVGFRLAVSHPERVQALIIQNGNAYVEGIDNDFWVPVKAYWKDRSVENGDKLRSFLTLDATKWQFTDGVRNVEAISPDNWGHVQPLLDRPGNQEIQLALFHSYGSNPPQYPVWQRYLREHQPPTLIVWGKNDKIFPAEGAFPYQRDLPKAELHLLDTGHFALEEDGDVIAKHMRRFLDQHVPRSLAEPRAK; encoded by the coding sequence ATGAAAAACATTGCAACCATCTCAATCGCGATCGGACTGGCGATCGCGACACTGGCATCTTCTTCCACCGTCGTCGCGGAAACGCCCTTGTCGGTCAATGAAGTGATAAACACTCCAGCCGCTCAAGTGGTCCACCGAACAGTCGAGATTGACGGGCTGTCGTTGTTCTATCGAGAGGCGGGGAACCCCGATCATCCGACTCTTCTACTGCTGCACGGGTTTCCGACATCGTCACATATGTTTCGCGATTTGATTCCGAAACTGTCCGATCGATATCACGTGATCGCTCCGGATTATCCCGGCTTTGGATTCAGTTCGGCTCCTTCGGTCGAGGACTACGACTACACGTTCGACAATCTCGCCAAATTGATCGAACGGTTCACCGAGCGTTTGGATTTGCAAAGCTACTCGCTTTACGTGATGGACTACGGAGCCCCCGTTGGATTCCGCTTGGCGGTGTCACATCCGGAGCGAGTGCAGGCGTTGATCATTCAAAACGGCAACGCGTATGTCGAAGGGATCGACAACGATTTTTGGGTGCCAGTCAAAGCTTATTGGAAGGATCGCTCGGTCGAGAATGGCGACAAGCTTCGCTCTTTTTTGACGCTTGATGCGACCAAGTGGCAATTCACCGACGGAGTTCGCAATGTGGAGGCGATCAGTCCGGACAATTGGGGACATGTGCAGCCGCTGTTGGATCGTCCTGGCAATCAGGAAATACAATTGGCATTGTTTCACAGCTATGGAAGCAACCCGCCACAGTATCCGGTGTGGCAGCGGTATCTGCGGGAGCATCAGCCACCGACTCTGATTGTGTGGGGAAAGAACGACAAGATCTTTCCCGCCGAAGGAGCGTTTCCCTATCAACGCGACCTACCCAAAGCGGAGCTTCATCTGCTGGACACGGGCCACTTCGCGTTGGAAGAGGATGGCGACGTGATCGCCAAGCACATGCGGCGTTTTCTTGATCAGCACGTGCCGCGATCGTTGGCTGAACCGCGTGCGAAGTAG
- a CDS encoding FecR domain-containing protein, producing MKPQDDDARFRDLRDAFLDGRLKEDEASELESLTMASEKRVREFSEVAGLHGELCLLGIEGRDSLASNEPENQTTNASSTGQKVALAVGLTATLLVALGLWKTSPVRTSADNTFAVLETTVECLWQTSTIPLIEGQRLGEARLQLASGFASLRFDNQTQVNLEGPAELHIIDAMHCRLASGTVVVTVRDGMRGFVVDTPNGRLTDQGTSFGVSVKPAGEAMVEVFDGKVDLEVRETGQTQRLTERSSAWLLPQQILPPSDYNVPNDTDFRQMTQIITAQGLGADQWIQRDPNERKGPEDLLLVKKSDELHEFDRQIRLRFDLRGLENQPIQLGSLQLTATPSGLGFASRTPDSTFSVYGRTLDPDTDLAPLTATPWIAPPIDNSDWSLVHRFVIPKGVQSGAHVIESPQLVELLRRSQNGIIELLIVRDTQETLGGGLVHAFASSRHETLPGPTLRIWQSLDNNATNQSPNKD from the coding sequence ATGAAACCTCAAGACGATGACGCCCGCTTCCGCGATCTTCGCGATGCATTTCTGGATGGGCGATTGAAAGAAGACGAAGCGAGCGAATTGGAATCGCTCACCATGGCTTCCGAGAAACGAGTTCGCGAATTTTCGGAGGTTGCCGGCCTTCACGGAGAACTCTGCTTGCTTGGGATCGAAGGGCGTGACAGCCTCGCGTCCAATGAACCCGAGAACCAAACAACGAACGCGTCTTCCACTGGACAGAAGGTTGCTCTTGCAGTCGGCTTGACAGCAACACTGCTTGTGGCATTGGGCCTTTGGAAAACCTCGCCTGTCCGAACTTCAGCTGACAATACCTTCGCAGTCTTGGAAACGACCGTCGAATGTTTGTGGCAAACGTCTACCATTCCGTTGATCGAAGGCCAACGTCTCGGCGAGGCAAGGTTGCAACTGGCAAGCGGCTTCGCCTCGCTGCGGTTTGATAATCAAACGCAAGTCAATTTGGAGGGACCGGCCGAGCTGCACATCATCGACGCGATGCATTGCCGGCTCGCCAGTGGCACAGTGGTCGTCACCGTTCGTGACGGGATGCGCGGCTTTGTGGTCGACACGCCCAACGGTCGCCTAACGGACCAAGGAACCAGCTTCGGTGTGTCGGTCAAACCCGCGGGCGAAGCGATGGTCGAAGTCTTTGACGGAAAAGTTGATCTCGAAGTTCGCGAAACCGGCCAAACACAACGTCTCACCGAACGATCCTCGGCTTGGCTCCTGCCGCAACAGATCCTTCCGCCCAGCGATTACAACGTTCCCAACGACACGGACTTCCGTCAAATGACGCAGATCATCACGGCGCAAGGCCTGGGCGCGGACCAATGGATCCAGCGTGACCCGAACGAACGGAAAGGCCCGGAGGATCTGCTGCTGGTCAAAAAGTCCGATGAACTCCACGAGTTTGATCGACAGATTCGACTTCGGTTTGATCTTCGCGGTCTTGAAAACCAGCCGATCCAACTCGGCTCATTGCAATTGACCGCGACACCATCCGGACTCGGGTTCGCATCACGTACCCCCGATTCCACATTTTCGGTCTATGGTCGCACTCTCGATCCAGACACCGATCTCGCTCCGCTCACCGCGACGCCTTGGATCGCTCCGCCGATTGACAACAGCGATTGGTCGCTGGTGCATCGGTTCGTCATTCCCAAAGGCGTCCAATCGGGTGCTCATGTGATCGAATCACCTCAACTGGTTGAATTGCTGCGTCGTTCCCAAAACGGAATCATCGAATTGCTGATCGTTCGCGACACGCAAGAGACGTTGGGCGGCGGATTGGTCCATGCCTTCGCCAGCTCACGCCACGAAACCTTGCCGGGACCAACGCTTCGAATTTGGCAATCGCTGGACAACAACGCAACGAACCAGTCTCCAAACAAAGACTGA